GTCCGGCGGTGGGCGACAGGCTGGCCGCGCACTACGACCTGATGGCGGTGGTGCGGGGCATCAACATGACCACGCTGGCGCATGAAGAGGGCATGCGCTACTTCATCACCGGAAAGCGTCCCATCGGGGCCGCGGCGCGCGGCTCGTCCACGGCCACCGAGGTCGTGGGGCAGATGATGCCCCGGGTGCCCATCCCCTCCATCGCATACAACGTCGAGACGTACAACGACACCTACCCGGGCACGGCCAACGCGCTCAAGGTGAGCCAGGCGAAGGATCTGCTGCTCACGCTGGCGGCCAGCCCGCGGCAGCTCGACAGCGAGCTGGAGAAGCAGCTGGTGGACTTCCGCGGCCAGCCCATCAGCTGCGAGGAGGCGGCGTACGGCGCGGGAGGCGTGGGCGCCACGTACGGCACGAGCCGCGACCAGATGCGGCAGGTGCTGTCGGGCCGGCTGGACAACGCGTTCCGCTTCGAGCTGGCGGAGAACGCGGAGGTGCGCTCCTTCTACGGGCTGCCAGCCTCGGGCCCCTACGACAACGCGGCGGGCCGCGCGGCGCTGGTGGCCACGGCGCTCAAGAAGGGCATCAGCCAGTGCGTGTCCATCAATCTGGCCGGTGGCCTGGACACGCACTTCGGCACGCAGACGACGCACGCCATCAACCAGCGCACGGGCTTCGACGCGCTGGGCGCGTTGGTGGATGATCTGCGGAGGACGGCGCACCCGGCGGGTGGCAACTTCATGGACCACACCACCATCCTGGTGTTCTCCGAGTTCGCCCGCACCCCGGTCATCAACTCCACGAGCGGGCGCGACCACCACCAGACGAACAGCTGCCTGCTGATGGGCGCCGGGCTGAAGCACAACCTGACGTTCGGCAGGAGCGGTGACATCAACATGGCGCCGGCCGTGCTGGACCTGAACACGGGTGAGTCGGACCCGAACAACGGGACGAACATCCTCCCCGAGCACATCATCGCGACGGTGCTGGCGTCGGCCAAACTGGACTACAGCATCACGCGCGTCGAACCCCTCAAAGCCCTGTTGGCGTAATGAACACTCGAGCTTCGTACCGTGTCGGCGCCCTCTCCCCCTGGGAGAGGGTTGGGGTGAGGGTCTACCCCTTCCTGCTCGCGGGCCTGATGGCGGCCTGCAACTCGCTCCCCCAGGACAAACCCAAGCCGGAGGCCTTCCAGCCCGCGCAGGTGAAGGCGCAGGCGGAGGTGGCGCCCTCGTCGGCTTTCGCGGACCAGACGGGAGGAGGCGTCTTCGTGACGACGGCGGGCGAGCTCGTCCGCCTGCGGCTGGACGGGACGAAGGCTCCGTTGGAGAACCACCCGGGCAACCCGGTGACGCCGGGGCGTGGTCGCTCCGTCTTCCGGATGGGGCCGGGCTCGGCGCTGGTGGAGACGGACAACGGCCTCTTCCTGGCGCAGGCGGGGTGGATCATCGCCCCGCCCTGGAGGGCCGCGCTGAGCGTGGGGATGAGCGCCTCGGTGGTGACGCCGGATGGCTCGGCGTGGCTCGCGCATGCCTCGGGCCTCTTCCAACTGCGTGACGGCGCGCTGTCCCAGCTCAAGGTGGACGGCCAGCCGCTGGTGGGCATCAGCTCGCTGGTGGTGGCGCCGGCCGAGGGCGTGTCCCCGGCCCTGTGGTTCATCCGCGAGGAGAAGCTGTGGAACGCCATCCAGACGGCGGCGGGGACGTGGCAGGTGCGCCAGGCCCAGGTGCCGCTGAACAAGGAAGAGGCCGTCGTGGGGCTGGCGGGGCTGGGAGAGTCGGAGAAGGGGGCGGCGGAGGTGTGGCTGCTGACGTCGGAGCGGCTGCTGCGCAACGCGGCGGACGGGTGGCGGGAGGTGGCGCTGGAGGAGCCGCCGGAGCAGGTGGTGGCCGCGGGGCGCTTCGTCTGGGTGAAGACGGCCGATGGGCTCTTCCTCCATGACGCGGACAAGGGCACGTGGGGCCAGGCCTCGGGCGTGGACACGGGCAACCTGCGCCTGCTGACGGCGGACGAGAGTGGCTGCGTCTGGGCGAAGGTGGGCGCCGACACGGTGGCGTTCAGCCGGGGCCCGGTGCCGCGCGTGCTGGGCCTGCACGAGGGCATGCGGGTGGTGGAGGACTCGCTGGTGGTGCGCGCGCGCGTGGCGCCGGGCGATGCGCCGGAGAGCGTCACCTTCCAGGTCGCGGGCATGGACTTGCCGGTGAGCGGGCCGGCCTTCAGCCTCGGCGGGGTGGAGGCGGACGGGACGCCCAAGCCCTTCTCCTTCGATGGGCTGGCGCCGGGCGTGCACACGCTGAGCGCCGTGGCGCGCTACGCGAATGGCACCGAGGCCCGCCGCGCCGTCTCCTTCTCCTACCAGCCCGTCTCCACGTCGGTGCTCAGCTGGGAGAAGGACATCCGCCCCATCCACGTGGCGCGGTGCGCGAGCTGCCACACCTCGGGTCCCGGCCGGCAGCTGTCCACGTATCAGCTGTGGAAGGACAACGCGGCCCTCATCGTCGCGGCGGTGCGGGATCAGCGCATGCCCGCTGACGGTCCGTTGGATCCTCAGCTCATCTCCATCATCCAGCGCTGGGCGACTGCTGGCGCCAACCCCTGAGGCATTCCTCCATGAATCG
This DNA window, taken from Archangium lipolyticum, encodes the following:
- a CDS encoding DUF1501 domain-containing protein; protein product: MKKNPETSTGRRTFLKAAAGFMGATVFGGLPFRAFAQASALAPADRCFVFVYFSGGWDQLLAFDPRDPTIFTVDRIAETRIQPGYDLFTDARFPNRPVVPPTRSGAAPSKITFGPAVGDRLAAHYDLMAVVRGINMTTLAHEEGMRYFITGKRPIGAAARGSSTATEVVGQMMPRVPIPSIAYNVETYNDTYPGTANALKVSQAKDLLLTLAASPRQLDSELEKQLVDFRGQPISCEEAAYGAGGVGATYGTSRDQMRQVLSGRLDNAFRFELAENAEVRSFYGLPASGPYDNAAGRAALVATALKKGISQCVSINLAGGLDTHFGTQTTHAINQRTGFDALGALVDDLRRTAHPAGGNFMDHTTILVFSEFARTPVINSTSGRDHHQTNSCLLMGAGLKHNLTFGRSGDINMAPAVLDLNTGESDPNNGTNILPEHIIATVLASAKLDYSITRVEPLKALLA